In a genomic window of Maridesulfovibrio ferrireducens:
- the pheA gene encoding prephenate dehydratase codes for MSESSNNKLDHLREEIDTLDGDILELLNKRAAASLSVGKLKAGSADQIFKPFREQEVLRGLTERNSGPLPSEHLEGIYREIISSSRRLQRPERVVYLGPEGTFSYFAGLEHMGRQADLVPKNNFEDIFVAVSKGEADLGIIPLENSLKGTVGQNVDLFMRYPVFIQDEVYSRISHGLISKGAGLDQIKTVYSHSKALEQCAGWLRVNLPGALLQPVDSTAKAAEIVAESDEPCAALGNIKLANIFGLNVVAEAIEDLPDNWTRFLIIGPKPGQEGKRDKTTILFTTPDRPGALVSVLSVLSGKDINMTKLESRPFLGEKWKYMFFVDLQGDLGTEAYESIIDELKDRCLTFKILGSYPGGSQHGSKF; via the coding sequence ATGTCAGAATCCAGCAATAATAAATTAGATCATCTCAGGGAAGAAATCGACACACTTGATGGCGATATACTTGAACTTCTCAACAAACGCGCGGCAGCGTCCCTTTCTGTCGGCAAGCTCAAAGCAGGGTCGGCTGATCAAATATTTAAACCTTTCAGGGAGCAGGAAGTTCTTAGAGGTTTAACAGAGCGTAATTCCGGGCCGCTTCCAAGTGAGCATCTAGAAGGTATTTATCGCGAGATTATTTCTTCTTCGCGCAGATTGCAGCGCCCTGAAAGAGTCGTTTATCTCGGACCTGAAGGAACTTTTTCATATTTTGCGGGATTGGAACATATGGGGCGTCAGGCTGATCTGGTGCCGAAAAATAATTTTGAAGATATTTTTGTCGCTGTATCCAAAGGTGAAGCCGACTTAGGCATCATTCCCCTTGAAAATTCACTCAAGGGTACAGTGGGGCAGAACGTTGATTTGTTCATGCGCTATCCTGTCTTCATTCAGGATGAAGTGTATAGCCGCATCAGTCACGGCCTCATAAGCAAGGGCGCGGGACTGGATCAGATCAAAACTGTCTATTCACACTCCAAGGCATTGGAACAGTGCGCCGGGTGGTTGCGAGTCAATCTGCCCGGAGCATTGCTCCAGCCTGTGGATTCCACAGCTAAAGCTGCGGAGATTGTTGCTGAAAGTGATGAACCGTGCGCAGCTCTTGGTAATATCAAGCTGGCGAATATTTTCGGCCTTAATGTTGTGGCGGAAGCTATAGAAGATTTACCGGATAATTGGACCAGATTTTTGATAATAGGGCCTAAACCGGGGCAGGAAGGAAAAAGGGATAAGACTACTATTCTCTTTACTACTCCCGACCGTCCGGGTGCATTGGTCAGCGTGTTAAGTGTTCTTTCCGGTAAAGACATTAACATGACCAAGCTTGAATCCCGCCCTTTTCTAGGGGAAAAATGGAAGTATATGTTTTTTGTGGACCTTCAAGGTGATCTCGGCACTGAAGCATATGAAAGCATTATTGATGAACTTAAGGATCGCTGTCTTACTTTCAAAATTCTGGGAAGTTACCCCGGTGGTTCACAGCACGGAAGTAAGTTTTAG
- a CDS encoding P-II family nitrogen regulator — MKLIIAYIRPEYLTPIKQALYAKGIYTMSVTNILGSGRQAGFTETYRGVIMEVNLLKKVRIELGLAAEKVEDAINAIKTAAQTGKEGDGVIFVQDLPRTIRIRTGEETL, encoded by the coding sequence ATGAAACTTATTATTGCATACATTCGTCCCGAATATCTGACCCCGATTAAACAGGCTCTCTACGCTAAAGGAATCTACACCATGTCTGTAACCAACATCCTCGGTTCAGGCAGACAGGCAGGATTCACAGAGACTTACCGCGGTGTCATAATGGAAGTTAACCTTCTTAAAAAAGTACGCATTGAACTGGGATTAGCGGCCGAAAAAGTAGAAGACGCTATAAATGCCATTAAAACAGCTGCTCAGACCGGTAAAGAAGGCGACGGAGTTATCTTCGTACAGGATCTGCCCAGAACCATCAGAATCAGAACCGGCGAAGAAACTCTCTAA
- a CDS encoding prephenate dehydrogenase, producing the protein MESDFSRIHSIAVIGSRGQMGGFLALKAERAGILVHRFDQPLDEKEMARLLPGTDFVLLCIPVTVMDEVLTKVVPHMKKGSILSDVGSVKGRPLQQMVRAYDGPVVGTHPLFGSTIPVDFDPTVALVAGREEDSGALESVKDFYERLGFGAFASTEEEHDRAMAMIQSLNFSSTIAFLACARELPNIEKYVTPSFKRRLESAQKMVTQDSDLFVTISDANQYSLEAIRLFRSFLSLAASGDMDLLSERASWWWRDNHT; encoded by the coding sequence ATGGAATCTGATTTTAGCAGAATTCACAGCATAGCCGTAATCGGTTCAAGAGGGCAGATGGGTGGATTTCTTGCCCTTAAAGCCGAGCGGGCGGGGATTCTCGTCCATCGGTTTGACCAGCCCCTTGACGAGAAAGAGATGGCACGCCTTCTTCCCGGGACTGATTTTGTACTTTTGTGCATTCCGGTAACAGTTATGGATGAGGTGCTTACTAAAGTTGTTCCTCATATGAAAAAGGGATCTATTTTGTCAGATGTAGGCTCGGTTAAAGGGCGTCCGCTACAACAGATGGTCAGAGCTTATGACGGCCCTGTTGTCGGGACTCATCCTTTATTCGGATCGACTATTCCAGTGGATTTTGACCCGACGGTAGCTCTTGTTGCCGGACGTGAAGAAGATTCGGGCGCACTTGAATCCGTTAAGGATTTTTATGAACGGCTCGGATTCGGCGCATTTGCATCAACTGAAGAAGAGCATGACCGGGCAATGGCAATGATTCAAAGTCTTAATTTCAGTTCAACCATAGCTTTCTTAGCGTGTGCAAGAGAACTTCCCAATATTGAAAAGTATGTGACTCCGTCATTTAAACGCAGACTTGAGTCCGCGCAAAAGATGGTGACACAGGATAGTGATCTTTTTGTAACAATTTCTGACGCAAACCAGTATAGTCTAGAAGCTATCCGCCTTTTCCGTTCTTTCCTCAGTCTTGCTGCGTCCGGAGATATGGATCTTCTTTCCGAACGTGCTTCTTGGTGGTGGCGTGACAACCATACCTAG
- a CDS encoding 3-dehydroquinate synthase II family protein has product MKKIIFKAIPFDKNLLTLALESGVDAVLAEPEHVKAITELGRVTVITPEDMPLVAINEKSDEEIAIGLAAEGREVCLAKGWEIIPVENILAQVKILALEAESLDRARLAAGVLERGADTIVVLPEAAHDLKAIVAELKLSQGHMELQKAKITKIESAGLGHRVCVDTISMLKKGQGMLVGNSSAFTFLVHGETESNPYVAARPFRVNAGAVHAYAQMPGDRTTYLEELAAGTEVLIVDASGKTSIATVGRCKIEVRPMLLITAEVSTPQGPIVGKIFLQNAETIRVVSAEGEPVSVVTIKPGDEILCRLDDAGRHFGMRITEEIVEE; this is encoded by the coding sequence ATGAAAAAGATAATTTTTAAAGCAATTCCTTTTGATAAGAATCTTCTGACCTTAGCTCTTGAGTCCGGTGTAGATGCCGTCCTTGCTGAGCCGGAACATGTAAAGGCGATAACTGAACTCGGCAGAGTTACTGTCATTACACCCGAAGATATGCCGCTTGTCGCAATTAATGAGAAAAGCGACGAAGAAATCGCTATAGGTCTTGCTGCGGAAGGACGCGAAGTTTGTCTTGCAAAGGGCTGGGAGATTATTCCGGTTGAAAATATTCTTGCACAGGTTAAGATATTAGCTCTCGAAGCTGAATCTCTGGATCGCGCAAGACTTGCCGCCGGAGTTCTTGAGCGCGGTGCAGATACAATCGTTGTTCTGCCGGAAGCGGCACACGATCTTAAGGCAATTGTTGCAGAACTTAAACTCAGTCAGGGCCACATGGAATTACAGAAAGCTAAAATTACCAAAATTGAATCCGCAGGACTCGGGCATCGTGTTTGTGTAGATACAATCTCCATGCTTAAAAAAGGGCAGGGAATGCTGGTCGGTAATTCAAGCGCGTTTACTTTTCTGGTTCACGGTGAAACTGAGTCCAACCCTTACGTTGCGGCCCGTCCTTTCAGAGTGAATGCAGGAGCTGTTCATGCTTATGCGCAGATGCCCGGAGACCGGACAACTTATCTGGAAGAACTTGCTGCCGGAACTGAAGTTCTTATCGTTGATGCCAGCGGAAAAACTTCCATTGCAACGGTCGGACGGTGTAAGATTGAAGTTAGACCCATGCTGCTCATAACTGCCGAGGTTTCAACTCCGCAGGGGCCGATTGTCGGTAAAATATTTCTGCAAAATGCGGAAACAATTAGAGTTGTAAGCGCCGAAGGTGAGCCTGTAAGTGTCGTGACAATCAAGCCGGGCGATGAAATTTTGTGCCGTCTTGATGATGCGGGTCGCCATTTCGGAATGCGTATCACTGAAGAGATTGTCGAGGAATAA
- a CDS encoding ammonium transporter encodes MFFKFSSIGRKVSTIATVLTLAAPSAAFAGEEFLTQTHANILWTLLAAILVMFMQAGFACVEAGFTRAKSAGNILMKNFLDFAAGSIIFFLFGFGLMFGLDAGGFIGTSGFGLAGVGLTTPDGQWTLTFWFFQSVFAATAATIVSGGIAERTKFSSYILVTMIVTGLIYPVSGHWAWGSLWLGDAGSGWLEGIGFMDFAGSTVVHSVGGWIALAGAIIVGPRIGKYTADGKAKAIPGHNIPMASLGVFILWFGWFGFNPGSTTTADGSIGLIAVVTSLSACGGVLGAMFTSWIRYGKPDISMTCNGALAGLVGITAACATVSPAASIIIGMIAGVLVVLSIEFIDKILRIDDPVGAVSVHGVCGAWGTLACGLFTTPELNDGIGGLFYGGGFALVTPQLIGIGVCFVWAFGAGLIAFAIAKATVGIRVTKEEEMKGLDISEHGMESYNGFQIFSNE; translated from the coding sequence ATGTTTTTCAAATTTTCATCAATAGGCCGGAAAGTTTCGACCATTGCAACAGTACTTACTCTTGCTGCTCCGTCTGCAGCTTTTGCTGGAGAAGAATTTCTTACCCAGACCCACGCGAACATTTTATGGACACTTCTTGCTGCCATTCTGGTTATGTTTATGCAGGCAGGATTTGCATGTGTAGAGGCTGGATTCACCCGCGCAAAGAGTGCCGGTAATATCCTTATGAAGAACTTTCTAGATTTTGCGGCAGGTTCTATAATCTTTTTCCTTTTCGGATTCGGACTCATGTTCGGCCTTGATGCTGGCGGATTTATCGGAACTTCAGGATTCGGACTGGCAGGAGTCGGTCTTACCACCCCTGACGGACAGTGGACGCTGACTTTCTGGTTCTTCCAGTCTGTATTTGCTGCAACAGCGGCAACAATTGTTTCCGGCGGAATCGCCGAGCGCACAAAGTTCAGCAGCTACATTCTGGTAACTATGATTGTAACCGGACTCATCTATCCCGTTTCAGGACACTGGGCATGGGGCAGCCTCTGGCTCGGAGACGCTGGCTCAGGCTGGCTTGAAGGGATCGGATTCATGGACTTCGCAGGATCAACAGTTGTTCACTCTGTAGGCGGCTGGATCGCTCTGGCAGGAGCTATCATAGTCGGACCGCGTATCGGAAAGTATACTGCTGACGGCAAAGCCAAAGCTATCCCCGGTCACAATATTCCCATGGCATCACTTGGTGTATTCATTCTCTGGTTCGGCTGGTTCGGATTCAACCCGGGTTCAACAACAACTGCAGACGGTTCAATCGGACTCATCGCAGTAGTAACAAGCCTTTCCGCTTGTGGCGGAGTGCTCGGAGCAATGTTCACATCTTGGATCAGATACGGAAAACCAGATATATCTATGACTTGTAACGGAGCATTAGCAGGTCTGGTAGGTATTACCGCTGCATGTGCAACAGTATCCCCGGCAGCTTCAATTATCATCGGAATGATTGCAGGAGTTCTCGTAGTACTCTCAATCGAATTTATTGATAAAATTCTTAGAATTGATGACCCGGTAGGTGCTGTTTCCGTTCACGGAGTCTGCGGAGCATGGGGAACACTCGCTTGCGGCCTGTTCACAACTCCAGAACTCAATGACGGAATAGGCGGACTGTTCTACGGTGGAGGATTCGCGCTTGTAACTCCTCAGCTCATCGGTATCGGAGTCTGTTTCGTCTGGGCATTCGGTGCAGGACTCATTGCATTTGCTATCGCCAAGGCCACTGTCGGAATCAGAGTAACCAAAGAAGAAGAAATGAAAGGCCTCGATATATCCGAACACGGCATGGAATCCTACAACGGCTTCCAGATCTTCTCCAACGAATAG
- a CDS encoding EAL domain-containing protein, with amino-acid sequence MHKTPSISIHEIIERECLATMFQPIISMSRKSVLGYEALTRGINPDTGEIISPVKLFSMCKDVWTLTKLDRACRRKAFKTFAPISQHNRSLLLSVNIDAAVLGKNTQDLGSTGKMIKEFKIPANNIVIEIIESKAGNEEVLYKFTENCRKLGFLIALDDIGTGHSNLDRIPALKPDIIKIDRSLITDIDTKFHNLEVTRSLIHLAERTGTLPLAEGIETIQEALTLMRMGIDVFQGYYFGKPMCAENVKNDHTTPIKSLSSRFKVHMMERLAMEKRLENSYKKLAKKLKTLLTLCPEQNSDAVLSSFIDENSTIECAYILDENGKQLSQTICNPFRLKVNRRLIYQPAPKGADHSLKEYFLTIKSGKAWHTTSPYISLASGNTCITVSTKLNCSKNSPVLCIDISTRLNV; translated from the coding sequence ATGCACAAAACACCCTCAATATCAATTCACGAAATTATCGAAAGAGAATGCTTGGCAACGATGTTTCAGCCGATCATATCAATGAGCAGAAAATCAGTGCTGGGATATGAAGCTTTAACGAGAGGTATCAATCCTGACACTGGAGAAATAATCTCACCCGTAAAACTGTTTTCAATGTGCAAGGATGTCTGGACACTTACAAAACTAGACAGAGCGTGCAGAAGAAAAGCTTTTAAAACCTTTGCCCCTATTTCTCAGCACAACCGCTCTCTTTTGCTCTCCGTAAATATTGACGCTGCAGTGCTCGGTAAAAACACACAGGATTTAGGCTCCACCGGAAAAATGATTAAAGAATTTAAAATCCCTGCTAACAATATCGTTATAGAAATAATTGAATCAAAAGCAGGAAATGAAGAAGTTCTCTACAAATTTACTGAAAATTGCCGCAAACTCGGCTTCCTTATAGCTTTGGATGATATAGGAACAGGACACTCAAATCTTGACCGGATACCGGCCCTCAAACCGGACATAATTAAAATTGACCGTTCGCTGATTACGGATATCGACACTAAATTTCACAACCTTGAAGTTACACGTTCTCTTATACATCTTGCTGAGAGAACCGGAACTCTTCCGCTTGCGGAAGGGATTGAAACTATACAGGAGGCTCTGACCCTGATGCGCATGGGAATTGATGTTTTTCAAGGATATTATTTCGGAAAACCCATGTGTGCTGAAAACGTAAAAAATGACCACACCACGCCCATAAAATCATTATCTTCGAGATTTAAAGTTCACATGATGGAAAGACTGGCCATGGAAAAAAGACTGGAAAATTCTTATAAAAAACTGGCAAAAAAGCTAAAGACTCTCCTTACTTTATGCCCGGAACAGAATTCAGATGCTGTTTTGTCCTCTTTTATAGATGAAAACAGTACCATCGAATGCGCTTATATTTTAGACGAAAATGGCAAACAGCTCTCACAGACAATTTGCAATCCTTTTAGATTAAAGGTGAATCGCAGGCTTATTTATCAGCCTGCACCCAAAGGAGCCGACCACTCCCTTAAAGAATACTTTTTGACCATTAAATCCGGTAAAGCCTGGCATACAACTTCTCCGTATATATCCCTTGCTTCAGGAAATACTTGTATAACTGTTTCCACAAAACTGAATTGCAGCAAAAACAGCCCGGTACTTTGTATAGATATCAGTACCCGGTTAAACGTATAA
- a CDS encoding 2-amino-3,7-dideoxy-D-threo-hept-6-ulosonate synthase yields the protein MDIGKKIRLERIFNRNTERTIIVPMDHGISVGPIEGLRNMREAVGDMVKGGANGVLMHKGLVRCGHRMEGRDVGLIVHLSASTSLSPTPNAKTLVASVEDALRLGADAVSVHVNLGDETEIQMLHDLGEVTSRATGWGLPVLAMVYARGPKVKNEFDADMVAHCARVGEELGADIVKVAYTGDPESFGRVVDGCCIPVVIAGGPKLDTTRAFLQMVSDSISAGGSGLSVGRNVFQHKNRVKLVEALSKVVHEDVTVEDALEYLGE from the coding sequence ATGGATATCGGAAAAAAAATCAGACTTGAAAGAATTTTCAACCGCAATACAGAACGAACAATAATTGTTCCTATGGATCACGGTATCAGTGTCGGCCCTATCGAAGGACTGCGGAACATGCGTGAAGCTGTCGGCGATATGGTAAAGGGCGGAGCAAACGGAGTGCTTATGCACAAAGGTCTTGTTCGCTGCGGGCACCGTATGGAAGGTCGCGATGTAGGTCTTATTGTTCACCTTTCTGCAAGTACATCTCTTTCCCCTACTCCAAACGCTAAAACTCTGGTCGCTTCCGTTGAAGACGCTTTACGCCTCGGAGCAGACGCAGTCAGTGTTCACGTTAATCTCGGTGATGAAACTGAAATTCAGATGCTTCATGATCTCGGTGAAGTTACTTCCCGCGCAACTGGATGGGGACTTCCTGTTCTTGCCATGGTTTACGCTCGCGGTCCTAAAGTTAAAAATGAGTTTGATGCGGATATGGTCGCACATTGCGCTCGTGTCGGAGAAGAACTTGGTGCCGATATCGTAAAAGTAGCTTACACTGGAGATCCTGAATCTTTCGGCCGGGTTGTTGATGGCTGTTGTATCCCCGTAGTTATAGCCGGTGGACCTAAGCTTGATACCACAAGAGCTTTCCTGCAGATGGTTTCTGATTCAATCAGCGCAGGCGGTTCCGGTCTTTCTGTCGGACGAAATGTTTTCCAGCATAAAAATCGTGTCAAACTGGTAGAGGCTCTCAGTAAAGTCGTTCACGAAGACGTAACAGTTGAAGATGCTCTCGAATACCTCGGCGAATAA
- the aroA gene encoding 3-phosphoshikimate 1-carboxyvinyltransferase gives MTSDNFIKIKAPSSKSMSHRALIAGAFSDGSTVVLDPLDSNDINRTMDCLSTMGAEFSVEQNSTVAIGMQGGPRGGAKEPAVLEMRDSGTTCRLLTAIAGAGKGVFRVQGTPRMHDRPIGELTNALESQGVKVTFADKQGYPPVTLESNGFIGGEIEISLEESSQYLSGLLLAAPYAHETTVIKVVGKKAVSWPYVALTLKVMEDFKISFSVEKLKDGQWEKTDWRTVSKVVPGEIRFRVNPSDYQRDSYSVEGDWSNGSYFLAAGAVGTKPVRVEGLAIDSLQGDRAIVDILKAMGAKIESDSSGVTVYPSKLHGIEVDMGLCPDLVPTVAVAAAFADSPTTITNVAHLRIKECDRLDASATEVMRAGGKAEVGDDFIKIIPAPLKKGEKIVFSTYDDHRLAMSTAIFSLAGIEAVAEEPQCVAKSFPDFWKEWDKIKKGNGC, from the coding sequence ATGACTTCCGATAATTTTATAAAAATTAAAGCACCTTCATCTAAATCGATGTCTCACAGAGCGCTTATCGCAGGTGCTTTTTCAGACGGATCTACCGTAGTGCTTGATCCTTTGGACAGCAACGATATTAACCGGACCATGGATTGTCTTTCGACAATGGGCGCGGAGTTCAGCGTTGAGCAGAACTCAACTGTTGCTATCGGTATGCAGGGCGGGCCTAGAGGCGGCGCAAAAGAACCGGCTGTTCTTGAAATGAGAGATTCCGGTACAACTTGCAGACTTCTCACAGCAATTGCCGGAGCCGGGAAAGGTGTTTTTCGTGTTCAGGGAACGCCCCGTATGCATGACCGTCCTATCGGCGAATTGACTAATGCTCTTGAATCTCAGGGCGTAAAAGTTACTTTTGCAGACAAACAAGGATACCCGCCGGTAACTCTTGAGTCTAACGGCTTTATCGGGGGAGAGATTGAAATATCCCTTGAGGAAAGCAGTCAGTATCTTTCCGGTTTACTGCTGGCCGCACCGTATGCACACGAGACGACTGTGATTAAAGTTGTCGGCAAAAAAGCCGTTTCATGGCCTTATGTTGCTTTGACTCTGAAGGTTATGGAAGATTTTAAAATTTCATTTTCGGTTGAAAAACTTAAAGACGGACAGTGGGAAAAGACAGATTGGAGAACAGTTTCCAAAGTTGTTCCCGGTGAAATAAGATTCCGCGTGAATCCTTCTGATTATCAGAGAGACAGTTACAGCGTTGAGGGTGACTGGAGTAATGGATCATATTTTTTAGCCGCCGGAGCTGTGGGGACTAAGCCCGTTCGGGTTGAAGGACTTGCTATTGATTCTTTGCAAGGCGACCGGGCCATTGTTGATATATTGAAAGCCATGGGCGCGAAGATAGAAAGTGATTCCTCCGGGGTAACTGTTTATCCTTCAAAGTTACACGGTATTGAAGTGGATATGGGGCTTTGCCCCGATTTGGTGCCGACAGTAGCTGTTGCTGCCGCTTTCGCAGACAGCCCTACTACTATTACTAATGTCGCTCATTTGCGGATTAAAGAATGTGATCGTTTGGATGCCAGTGCTACTGAAGTCATGAGGGCAGGCGGCAAAGCCGAGGTAGGGGATGATTTCATTAAGATTATTCCTGCTCCGCTTAAAAAAGGTGAGAAGATTGTTTTTTCTACATATGACGATCACAGGCTGGCAATGAGCACCGCTATTTTCAGCTTAGCCGGAATTGAAGCTGTAGCCGAAGAACCGCAATGTGTCGCAAAATCTTTTCCTGATTTCTGGAAAGAATGGGATAAAATTAAAAAGGGTAATGGTTGCTAA